In Campylobacter showae CSUNSWCD, one genomic interval encodes:
- a CDS encoding NAD-dependent epimerase, producing the protein MKILVTGTAGFIGFHLANALVARGDEVVGYDVINDYYDVNLKLARLKTAGFDVSEIDYGKLITSKTHANLKFIKADLADEKTMKELFAKEKFDVVVNLAAQAGVRYSLINPKAYIDSNITGFMNILECCRHNEIKNLVYASSSSVYGLNENMPFSTHEAVNHPISLYAATKKSNEMMAHTYSHLFNVPTTGLRFFTVYGPWGRPDMALFLFVDAALKDKTIDVFNYGKMKRDFTYVDDIVKGIIKCIDNPAKPNPAWDAKHPDPATSKAPFKVYNIGNNSPVELMDYIKAVEIKIGREIKKNFLPLQAGDVPATFADVSDLVADFDYKPNTKVNDGVAKFVEWYSEFYGVKI; encoded by the coding sequence ATGAAAATTTTAGTAACTGGAACAGCTGGATTTATAGGATTTCACCTTGCAAATGCCCTTGTGGCACGTGGAGATGAGGTCGTTGGATATGACGTGATAAATGACTATTACGACGTAAATTTAAAGCTTGCTCGCCTAAAAACGGCTGGTTTTGACGTGAGCGAGATAGACTACGGCAAGCTTATCACCTCAAAAACGCATGCAAATTTAAAATTTATAAAAGCAGACCTTGCCGATGAAAAGACGATGAAAGAGCTTTTTGCTAAAGAGAAATTTGACGTAGTGGTAAATTTAGCCGCACAAGCCGGCGTTCGCTACTCGCTCATAAACCCAAAAGCCTACATCGATAGCAACATTACGGGATTTATGAATATCCTAGAGTGCTGCCGCCACAATGAGATCAAAAACCTAGTCTATGCAAGCTCAAGCTCGGTTTACGGCCTAAATGAAAACATGCCATTTTCTACGCACGAAGCGGTCAATCACCCTATAAGCCTCTACGCAGCGACTAAAAAGAGCAACGAGATGATGGCGCACACGTACTCGCATCTATTTAATGTGCCAACGACTGGACTTCGCTTTTTTACGGTTTATGGACCATGGGGACGCCCTGATATGGCGCTATTTTTGTTTGTTGATGCAGCGCTTAAAGATAAAACCATCGACGTTTTCAACTACGGCAAGATGAAGCGCGACTTTACTTATGTGGACGACATCGTAAAGGGCATAATTAAATGCATAGATAACCCTGCCAAGCCAAACCCAGCTTGGGACGCAAAGCACCCAGACCCTGCCACTTCAAAAGCGCCATTTAAAGTCTATAATATCGGCAACAACAGCCCAGTCGAGCTCATGGACTACATCAAGGCAGTTGAGATAAAGATCGGCCGTGAGATCAAGAAAAATTTCCTCCCACTTCAAGCAGGCGACGTGCCAGCGACATTTGCAGACGTGAGTGATTTGGTGGCTGACTTTGACTACAAGCCAAATACAAAAGTAAACGACGGCGTGGCTAAATTTGTCGAGTGGTATAGCGAGTTTTACGGGGTTAAAATTTGA
- the tviB gene encoding Vi polysaccharide biosynthesis UDP-N-acetylglucosamine C-6 dehydrogenase TviB, whose amino-acid sequence MKIAVVGLGYVGLPLAAAFSEKYEVVGFDVNAKRIEELKSGYDRTLELSNEQMKKAIDNGMKFSLNLDEIRSCNFFIVTVPTPIDKNKRPDLTPVVKATQSVAKVLKKGDIVVYESTVYPGVTEEICVPLLEESGLKFNKDFFCGYSPERINPGDKEHTVTKIKKITSGSTPEVAEKVDEVYRSIITAGTHKAPTIKVAEAAKVIENTQRDINIAFMNELAMIFNKMNIDTNAVLQAAGTKWNFLNFRPGLVGGHCIGVDPYYLTHKAQELGFHPEMILAGRRINDNMGKYAADQVVKLMIKRGVLINSARVLVLGLTFKENCPDIRNSRVIDVIEELRDFGCSVDVYDPWADEAEVKREYGITPLKSFDEADYDCVVIAVAHDKFKGLKFSKALVYDIKNVYENADARL is encoded by the coding sequence ATGAAAATAGCAGTAGTAGGACTAGGATATGTGGGACTTCCATTAGCAGCAGCTTTTAGCGAGAAGTACGAAGTAGTCGGCTTTGACGTAAATGCAAAACGTATAGAAGAGCTTAAAAGTGGCTATGATAGAACGCTTGAGCTTAGCAACGAGCAGATGAAAAAAGCTATCGATAATGGCATGAAATTTAGCCTAAATTTAGATGAGATCAGAAGTTGCAACTTCTTCATCGTAACCGTTCCAACTCCGATAGATAAGAACAAACGCCCTGATCTAACCCCAGTGGTAAAAGCGACTCAGAGCGTGGCAAAAGTGCTTAAAAAAGGTGACATCGTTGTCTATGAGAGCACTGTTTATCCAGGCGTTACAGAAGAAATTTGTGTGCCACTTCTTGAAGAGAGCGGGCTTAAATTTAATAAAGACTTCTTCTGTGGCTACTCTCCAGAGCGCATAAATCCAGGGGATAAAGAGCACACTGTTACAAAGATCAAAAAGATCACCAGCGGCTCGACGCCCGAGGTAGCCGAAAAGGTCGATGAGGTCTACCGCTCGATCATCACAGCCGGCACGCACAAAGCGCCTACTATCAAGGTCGCCGAGGCTGCCAAAGTCATCGAAAACACGCAGCGCGATATAAATATCGCTTTTATGAACGAGCTTGCGATGATATTTAACAAGATGAACATCGACACAAACGCCGTTTTGCAGGCGGCGGGTACGAAGTGGAATTTCTTAAATTTCCGTCCTGGACTAGTAGGCGGCCACTGCATCGGCGTAGATCCGTACTATCTCACGCATAAGGCGCAGGAGCTTGGCTTTCATCCCGAGATGATCCTAGCAGGTCGCCGCATCAATGATAATATGGGCAAATACGCCGCCGATCAAGTCGTAAAACTGATGATAAAAAGGGGCGTTTTGATAAATTCGGCTCGCGTTTTGGTGCTTGGCCTTACGTTTAAGGAAAACTGCCCGGATATCCGCAACTCGCGCGTGATAGACGTGATCGAGGAGCTTAGGGATTTTGGTTGTAGCGTGGACGTATACGATCCGTGGGCGGACGAAGCCGAGGTGAAGCGCGAATACGGTATCACGCCTCTAAAAAGCTTTGACGAGGCGGACTACGACTGCGTCGTGATCGCCGTCGCACACGATAAATTTAAAGGGTTAAAATTTAGCAAAGCGCTCGTTTACGATATCAAAAACGTTTACGAAAACGCCGACGCAAGGCTGTAA
- a CDS encoding lipid A biosynthesis lauroyl acyltransferase translates to MRDLFYLWLYRFFKFIFTVTPAFLLDPFLNFIAFLFYKFDAKHTKIIRANLNFAYADELTAAQKEQIAKDTYRNYAKFAVNFIKNQNASKEKILEKVEFKNEQILKNALASGRPIIVQTAHYGQWELFSLAMAAKFGGVSIVGRALDSAVMQRILAANRTRFDIELIDKMGGAKQILKAVKARRLVGILVDQNTAKDEGVEVKFFGRKVLHTPAVSIFAQKTDALIVPAFIREKGTNLSEICFFPPIDVRDFDKDEAVLKATQAQSDATEAAVREKPSEYFWFHKRFKHFNEEIYKC, encoded by the coding sequence ATGCGTGATTTATTTTACCTTTGGCTTTATAGATTTTTTAAATTTATCTTTACCGTTACACCTGCGTTTTTGCTGGATCCATTTTTAAATTTCATCGCGTTTTTGTTTTATAAATTTGACGCCAAGCACACCAAAATCATCAGAGCAAATCTAAATTTTGCCTACGCGGACGAGCTCACGGCCGCGCAAAAAGAGCAGATCGCAAAAGACACGTACCGCAACTACGCCAAATTTGCGGTAAATTTTATAAAAAATCAAAACGCGAGTAAGGAAAAAATCCTAGAAAAAGTCGAATTTAAAAACGAGCAAATCCTGAAAAACGCGCTCGCATCGGGTCGTCCTATCATCGTGCAAACGGCGCACTACGGACAGTGGGAGCTATTTTCGCTGGCGATGGCGGCGAAATTCGGCGGCGTTAGCATCGTCGGACGCGCTCTTGATAGCGCGGTCATGCAGCGCATTTTAGCAGCCAACCGCACCCGCTTTGATATCGAGCTAATCGATAAAATGGGCGGCGCAAAGCAAATTTTAAAAGCGGTTAAGGCGCGCCGATTAGTCGGCATCCTAGTCGATCAAAACACCGCCAAAGACGAGGGCGTAGAGGTTAAATTTTTCGGACGAAAAGTCCTGCATACGCCTGCGGTTAGCATTTTCGCGCAAAAAACGGACGCGCTCATCGTGCCCGCTTTTATCCGCGAAAAAGGGACAAACCTTAGCGAAATTTGCTTTTTTCCGCCGATTGACGTTAGGGATTTTGACAAAGATGAAGCCGTGCTAAAGGCCACGCAAGCTCAATCAGACGCCACCGAGGCCGCCGTACGCGAGAAGCCTAGCGAGTACTTTTGGTTTCATAAACGCTTTAAGCATTTTAACGAGGAAATTTATAAATGCTAA
- the waaC gene encoding lipopolysaccharide heptosyltransferase I codes for MNKNPAPNIAVIKLSALGDIVHAVVILQFIKKHLPKAKITWFADAKFSEILFLCPQISRVVSLPLKNGEYKKSLELIASAKQEVKFDYVIDLQGLLKSAAVAKLLGKNSYGFDKFSVKEPLAALFYGHKFSCDYAQNIILRNLGLTAFALGFNVSEDEILAKQPCFSAQQSKFESSKKKILIAPFASEPSKIYDKFSDVVALLGDPQNEIFVCYNGEKEEKKALNLIKNSNAKTLNLSLKELVSFISSCDLVIGNDSGVTHIAWAQNRPSITLFGNRPAERNAYATPVNLTIDAGKKIDAKKIDKSDFCVRDIAPQTIANAAKRLLDA; via the coding sequence ATGAATAAAAACCCAGCCCCAAACATCGCCGTTATCAAACTCTCCGCCCTGGGCGACATCGTCCATGCGGTAGTTATTTTGCAGTTTATCAAAAAGCACCTGCCAAAAGCGAAAATAACGTGGTTTGCCGACGCCAAATTTAGCGAGATTTTGTTCCTTTGTCCGCAAATTTCGCGCGTCGTATCGCTACCGCTAAAAAACGGCGAATACAAAAAAAGCTTGGAGCTGATCGCGTCTGCTAAGCAAGAGGTCAAATTTGACTACGTCATCGACCTGCAAGGACTTCTCAAATCCGCCGCAGTTGCGAAGCTTCTTGGCAAAAACAGTTACGGATTTGATAAATTTAGCGTGAAAGAACCGCTTGCGGCACTGTTTTACGGGCATAAATTTAGCTGCGACTACGCCCAAAACATCATCTTGCGAAATTTGGGCCTTACGGCTTTTGCTTTGGGATTTAACGTTAGCGAGGATGAGATTTTAGCCAAACAGCCTTGTTTTAGCGCCCAGCAAAGTAAATTTGAAAGCTCGAAAAAGAAAATTTTGATCGCTCCTTTTGCTAGCGAACCGAGTAAAATTTACGATAAATTTAGCGATGTTGTCGCGCTGCTTGGCGATCCACAAAATGAAATTTTCGTCTGCTATAACGGCGAAAAAGAGGAAAAAAAGGCTCTAAATTTGATAAAAAACTCAAACGCGAAAACTCTAAATTTGAGCCTAAAAGAGCTTGTAAGCTTCATCTCAAGCTGCGATCTTGTTATCGGCAACGATAGCGGCGTGACGCATATCGCCTGGGCGCAAAATCGCCCCTCTATCACGCTTTTTGGTAACCGACCCGCAGAGCGAAATGCCTACGCAACGCCCGTAAATTTAACCATAGACGCAGGCAAAAAAATAGACGCGAAAAAGATAGATAAAAGCGACTTTTGCGTGCGAGATATTGCGCCGCAGACTATCGCAAACGCGGCAAAAAGGCTACTTGATGCGTGA
- a CDS encoding DNA ligase, whose amino-acid sequence MRFFALLIAAFLNFALAAQSENLNNAASADTAKKDKFELLKLSEYKGQNVSGWLASEKLDGVRAYWDGRNLLSRNGKILAVPEGWSTYFPPFAIDGELYTARGEFEKIQSIVMDKTPNEVAWSEIKFYVFDVPEASGGLLERLSELEKFILQNPQAGQNLNIIKQVKVKDNAEFEAFAEAVIAKGGEGAVVREPNAPYERKRSKNALKYKKFKDAECEVAAINAGTGKYTGLMGSVTCKSLGAAGSNPGEQIPYGVKFKVGSGFSDEERANPPKIGSVITYKYQNLTAKGLPRFPIFLRVRED is encoded by the coding sequence TTGAGATTTTTCGCGCTCTTGATCGCCGCCTTTTTAAATTTTGCTTTGGCCGCTCAGAGCGAAAATCTAAACAATGCAGCAAGCGCAGATACTGCTAAAAAAGATAAATTTGAGCTTTTAAAGCTTAGCGAATACAAAGGTCAAAACGTCAGCGGCTGGCTAGCCAGCGAGAAGCTAGACGGCGTGCGCGCCTACTGGGACGGGCGAAATTTGCTATCTAGAAACGGCAAAATTCTAGCCGTGCCTGAGGGCTGGAGCACGTATTTTCCGCCGTTTGCAATTGACGGCGAGCTCTACACCGCGCGGGGCGAATTTGAAAAAATACAATCGATAGTGATGGATAAAACACCAAATGAGGTAGCGTGGAGCGAGATCAAATTTTATGTTTTTGACGTACCAGAAGCTAGCGGCGGGCTTTTAGAGCGCCTTAGCGAGCTTGAAAAATTTATCTTGCAAAATCCGCAGGCAGGGCAAAATTTAAATATAATCAAACAAGTAAAAGTAAAAGATAACGCCGAATTTGAGGCGTTTGCGGAGGCTGTCATCGCAAAGGGCGGCGAGGGTGCCGTCGTGCGCGAGCCAAACGCGCCATACGAGCGAAAACGAAGCAAAAATGCGCTGAAATATAAAAAATTTAAAGACGCCGAGTGCGAAGTAGCGGCGATAAATGCCGGCACAGGCAAATACACCGGGCTCATGGGCTCAGTGACTTGCAAATCGCTCGGCGCGGCCGGCTCAAACCCAGGCGAGCAAATCCCGTACGGAGTCAAATTTAAGGTAGGCTCCGGTTTTAGCGACGAAGAGCGCGCAAACCCGCCTAAAATCGGCTCCGTAATAACATACAAATATCAAAATTTAACCGCAAAAGGATTGCCTAGGTTTCCGATATTTTTGCGAGTTAGAGAGGATTAA
- a CDS encoding 3'-5' exonuclease gives MAKNYICVFDCETVPDTALLRKIYGFEGSDAEVARQAFATQKAASGSEFLPVMFHRVVAISAVMADEYGKFLRVSTMKGANEREILNKFIGFVNSHNPRLVSFNGRGFDLPMILTRAMRYNVSFPSFYEVENKELGKGKWDGNYRDRYSGKFHFDLLDHVSEFGSVRGLKLDTLCASLNLPGKYDVHGDQVMELFFDGKIDKINEYCESDVLNTYWLFLKYELLRGNLTLDDYADDISVMSEWLAANCAQMGYTPVFCEAVERELVRLETQNYEDEPEFDEEGEQIGTEEYYTEENMPEINLDEQ, from the coding sequence ATGGCTAAAAATTATATCTGCGTTTTTGACTGCGAGACGGTGCCAGACACCGCGCTTTTACGTAAAATTTACGGCTTTGAGGGAAGCGACGCGGAGGTGGCGAGGCAGGCGTTTGCCACGCAAAAGGCAGCAAGCGGAAGCGAGTTTTTGCCCGTGATGTTTCACCGCGTCGTGGCGATTTCAGCTGTGATGGCGGACGAGTACGGTAAATTTTTGCGTGTAAGCACGATGAAAGGCGCAAACGAGCGCGAAATCTTAAATAAATTTATCGGTTTCGTAAACTCGCATAATCCGCGCCTAGTTAGCTTTAACGGACGGGGCTTTGACTTGCCGATGATTTTAACTCGCGCGATGAGGTACAACGTCTCGTTTCCGAGCTTTTACGAGGTCGAAAACAAGGAGCTTGGCAAGGGTAAATGGGACGGCAACTACCGCGACCGGTACAGCGGCAAATTTCACTTTGATCTGCTTGACCACGTGAGCGAGTTTGGCTCCGTGCGCGGGCTAAAGCTCGATACGCTCTGCGCGAGCTTAAATTTACCCGGCAAATACGACGTGCACGGCGATCAGGTGATGGAGCTGTTTTTTGACGGCAAGATAGATAAGATCAACGAATACTGCGAAAGCGACGTGCTAAACACCTACTGGCTTTTCCTAAAATACGAGCTTTTACGCGGAAATTTGACGCTGGATGACTACGCCGACGACATCTCAGTGATGAGCGAGTGGCTAGCGGCAAACTGCGCCCAGATGGGCTATACGCCGGTTTTTTGCGAGGCAGTCGAGCGCGAACTCGTGCGCCTTGAAACGCAAAACTACGAGGATGAGCCAGAATTTGACGAAGAGGGCGAGCAGATCGGGACAGAGGAGTACTACACCGAAGAAAATATGCCCGAGATAAATTTGGACGAGCAGTGA
- a CDS encoding UDP-glucose dehydrogenase family protein yields MKIAVIGTGYVGLVGGVCFAKMGNSVICVDVDSKKIEALKNGVLPIYEPGLADIVSECYKNGSLKFSTQITEALEHADVLFIAVGTPMGADGQADLKYVLSVAKSIGENLSKPLIVVDKSTVPVGTGAKVHEVIEAELKKRNVEVKFEVVSNPEFLKEGAAVEDFLKPDRVVIGASSEWGFSVMRELYEPFMKNHDRLICMDVKSAEMTKYAANSMLATKISFINEIANICERVGADVNLVRKGIGSDSRIGYSFIYPGCGYGGSCFPKDVEALIYTARQNGFEPELLNAVESRNKAQKRVLFEKIYNFFGGDLKGKTIALWGLAFKPNTDDMREASSLTLIKLLDEAGAKVVAYDPKASEEAKKYMPNLDVKYAKNKYDALDNADALVLVTEWSEFRSPDFMEIKERLKNAVIFDGRNQYNAKSLAEHGFKYFQIGVKA; encoded by the coding sequence ATGAAAATAGCAGTAATTGGAACTGGATATGTTGGGCTAGTAGGTGGTGTGTGTTTTGCTAAGATGGGCAATAGCGTCATCTGCGTCGATGTCGATAGCAAAAAGATCGAGGCGCTAAAAAACGGCGTCTTGCCTATATATGAGCCAGGACTTGCTGATATCGTGAGTGAGTGCTACAAAAATGGCTCGCTTAAATTTAGCACGCAGATAACTGAGGCGCTAGAGCACGCAGATGTGCTATTTATCGCAGTTGGCACGCCTATGGGCGCTGATGGACAGGCGGACTTAAAATATGTCCTATCAGTTGCAAAATCTATCGGAGAAAATTTAAGTAAACCACTAATAGTTGTCGATAAATCAACCGTTCCAGTTGGCACTGGAGCTAAGGTGCATGAGGTGATCGAGGCTGAGCTTAAAAAGAGAAATGTAGAGGTTAAATTTGAAGTAGTCTCAAACCCAGAATTTTTAAAAGAGGGTGCGGCGGTTGAGGACTTTTTAAAGCCAGACCGCGTAGTTATCGGAGCTAGTAGCGAATGGGGCTTTAGCGTGATGAGAGAGCTTTATGAGCCATTTATGAAAAATCACGACAGGCTTATCTGCATGGACGTAAAGTCAGCCGAGATGACAAAATACGCTGCAAATTCGATGCTAGCAACCAAAATAAGCTTTATAAACGAGATAGCAAATATCTGCGAGCGTGTGGGAGCTGATGTAAATTTAGTAAGAAAAGGTATCGGTAGTGACTCAAGGATCGGATATAGCTTTATCTATCCAGGCTGCGGATATGGCGGCAGCTGCTTTCCAAAGGATGTCGAGGCGCTCATCTATACAGCTAGACAAAATGGCTTTGAGCCAGAGCTTTTAAATGCGGTCGAGTCAAGAAATAAGGCTCAAAAAAGAGTGCTATTTGAGAAAATTTATAACTTCTTTGGTGGCGATTTGAAGGGCAAGACGATCGCACTTTGGGGTCTTGCGTTTAAGCCAAATACCGATGATATGAGAGAGGCTAGCTCGCTAACTTTGATAAAGCTTTTAGACGAGGCTGGCGCAAAAGTGGTGGCTTATGATCCAAAAGCAAGCGAAGAAGCTAAAAAATATATGCCAAATTTAGATGTGAAATATGCTAAAAATAAATATGACGCTCTTGATAACGCCGATGCTTTGGTGCTTGTGACAGAGTGGAGTGAGTTTAGATCGCCTGATTTTATGGAGATCAAAGAGAGGCTAAAAAATGCCGTCATTTTTGATGGACGCAACCAGTATAATGCTAAGTCTTTAGCCGAGCATGGCTTTAAATACTTCCAAATAGGCGTCAAAGCGTGA
- a CDS encoding MATE family efflux transporter translates to MLVNLISSIVVFIVSMGINFFLTPYILKSLGNEAYGFVGLSNAIVAYALVVTAAINSVSGRFVAYEWHRDDTRAANAYYSSVLVVNIFFCVLILLGAGVFILNLQSVLNVSGALLGDVRLTFAFYFINFCVGLFNGVISVSMFIKNKLYIISVRNAASSAILAALIVALFYFFRPMIAYIAISALVASLFVFFTSVWVSRRITPELKFNPREFDFARIKELLKSGVYNSFNALNRVLMSGMDLFICNIFLSANATGILAVSKAAPIILESFVAQLSAIFAPKFVEHYSKSNLIALVAEAKFSMRVTAFVVSVPAAIFVAFGCEFYMLWLPFKSADEINLIYNLSMITLVPIIFISYVFSLFNLDSATNKLKRPAIANTILGAGTILAQIAVLKFTDYGIYGMAIVGAALYSVRILGFDLINAALNLSLPLTTFYGVYFKNLAVFAAVCGLFFWLRNFVQISSWSEFAAYSAVLLVLGYAASLFLIFDKIEQLIVTNKIKSKFKR, encoded by the coding sequence ATGCTCGTAAATTTGATCAGCTCCATCGTCGTTTTTATCGTCTCGATGGGGATAAATTTTTTCCTCACGCCCTACATCCTAAAAAGCCTGGGCAACGAAGCCTACGGCTTTGTCGGGCTGTCTAACGCTATCGTGGCCTATGCTTTAGTCGTAACCGCGGCGATAAACTCGGTTAGCGGCCGCTTCGTCGCATACGAGTGGCATAGAGACGATACCCGCGCGGCAAACGCCTACTACTCGTCGGTTCTGGTCGTAAATATCTTTTTTTGCGTTCTTATTTTGCTGGGCGCGGGCGTTTTTATCTTAAATTTACAAAGCGTGCTAAACGTGAGCGGCGCGCTGCTGGGCGACGTGCGGCTTACTTTTGCGTTTTATTTTATAAATTTTTGCGTCGGGCTTTTTAACGGCGTCATCAGCGTCTCGATGTTTATCAAAAACAAGCTCTACATCATCTCCGTTCGCAACGCCGCGTCTAGCGCTATTTTGGCCGCTCTCATCGTCGCGCTTTTTTATTTTTTCAGACCGATGATCGCCTATATCGCGATCTCCGCTCTAGTCGCGTCGCTCTTTGTGTTTTTTACGAGCGTTTGGGTTTCGCGCCGTATCACGCCCGAGCTTAAATTTAACCCGCGCGAATTTGACTTTGCGCGGATAAAAGAGCTACTAAAATCAGGCGTCTATAATAGCTTTAACGCCCTAAACCGCGTGCTTATGAGCGGTATGGATCTGTTTATCTGCAACATATTTTTAAGCGCTAACGCGACGGGAATTTTAGCCGTTTCAAAGGCGGCTCCGATCATTTTGGAGAGCTTTGTGGCACAACTTAGTGCGATATTTGCGCCAAAATTCGTCGAGCACTACTCTAAATCAAATTTGATCGCGCTTGTTGCGGAAGCTAAATTTTCGATGCGAGTTACGGCGTTTGTTGTGAGCGTGCCGGCGGCTATTTTCGTGGCTTTTGGGTGCGAATTTTACATGCTTTGGCTGCCGTTTAAAAGCGCGGACGAGATAAATCTAATCTATAATCTATCGATGATAACTCTAGTGCCGATTATATTTATCAGCTACGTTTTTTCGCTTTTTAATCTCGACAGCGCGACCAATAAACTAAAACGCCCTGCGATAGCAAACACCATTTTGGGTGCTGGCACGATTTTGGCGCAGATTGCCGTGCTTAAATTTACGGACTACGGCATTTACGGTATGGCGATTGTCGGCGCCGCACTTTATTCGGTGCGTATTTTGGGGTTTGACCTTATAAACGCTGCGTTAAATTTGAGCTTGCCGCTTACGACTTTTTACGGCGTTTATTTTAAAAATTTAGCCGTTTTCGCAGCAGTTTGCGGGCTGTTTTTTTGGCTGCGAAATTTCGTGCAGATTTCAAGCTGGAGCGAATTTGCCGCGTATTCGGCGGTTTTGCTTGTGCTCGGATACGCCGCGAGCTTGTTTTTGATATTTGACAAAATAGAGCAGCTAATCGTGACAAATAAAATCAAATCGAAGTTTAAAAGATGA
- the galE gene encoding UDP-glucose 4-epimerase GalE produces MKILITGGAGYIGSHVVKALLKQGKDEITIIDNLCKGSQKALEALQKIGNFKFINANLEDDLSQIFANGKFDAIIHFAAFIEVFESMSEPLKYYLNNTANVARVLKYAKTYNVNKFIFSSTAAVYGEPDVAEVSETTPTNPINPYGRSKLMSEQIIKDYAASNENFKFAILRYFNVAGADEEGLIGQNYPNATHLIKVAVQTALGKRESMGIFGDDYATKDGTCVRDYIHVSDLADAHISALEYISQNGSETFNVGYGRGFSVKEVIETAKEVSGVNFKVLNAPRRDGDPAILISNANKLRSLTSWKPKRDDLALIIKTALEWEKRI; encoded by the coding sequence ATGAAAATTTTAATAACAGGCGGAGCGGGCTACATCGGCTCTCACGTAGTAAAAGCACTTTTAAAGCAAGGTAAAGATGAGATAACCATCATCGACAATCTCTGCAAGGGCTCACAAAAAGCACTTGAGGCACTTCAAAAGATAGGAAATTTTAAATTTATAAACGCAAATTTAGAGGATGATTTGAGCCAAATTTTTGCAAATGGCAAATTTGATGCGATCATTCATTTTGCAGCGTTTATCGAGGTCTTTGAGAGTATGAGCGAGCCGCTAAAATACTATCTAAACAACACTGCAAACGTCGCAAGAGTGCTAAAATACGCAAAAACTTACAATGTAAATAAATTTATATTTAGCTCAACTGCCGCAGTTTATGGCGAGCCAGACGTGGCGGAGGTTAGCGAAACAACGCCTACAAACCCGATAAATCCATACGGCAGAAGCAAGCTAATGAGCGAGCAGATCATCAAAGACTACGCTGCGTCAAATGAAAATTTCAAATTTGCGATACTTCGCTACTTCAACGTCGCAGGCGCAGACGAAGAGGGGCTTATCGGTCAAAACTATCCAAACGCCACGCACCTTATCAAAGTAGCCGTGCAAACAGCACTTGGCAAGCGCGAGAGTATGGGTATCTTTGGCGATGACTACGCAACGAAAGATGGCACTTGTGTTAGAGACTACATCCACGTTAGCGACCTAGCAGACGCTCATATAAGCGCGCTAGAGTACATCAGCCAAAACGGCAGCGAAACCTTTAACGTGGGATACGGCAGAGGATTTAGCGTAAAAGAGGTGATAGAAACCGCAAAAGAGGTAAGTGGAGTAAATTTCAAGGTGCTAAATGCGCCAAGAAGGGACGGCGACCCAGCTATCCTTATCTCAAACGCAAACAAACTGCGCTCGCTAACAAGCTGGAAGCCAAAAAGAGACGATCTAGCGCTCATCATAAAAACCGCCCTTGAGTGGGAAAAGAGAATTTAA
- a CDS encoding ecotin precursor produces the protein MKQILSLIVFLLPVMLLASEASDKSEAKTQEQVFELPISKMPHDYFKYEVAFFKEVQTDCEFAMLEGGRLDKKEDKSGIYYEFSADDEPLKPCNGKKKKRQVYYEFKQILPGISPIRIVTPQGVQAEIRVFELSKTLESKKERKNR, from the coding sequence GTGAAGCAAATTTTATCTCTCATAGTTTTTTTGCTACCTGTTATGCTTTTAGCTAGTGAAGCTTCAGACAAAAGCGAAGCAAAGACGCAAGAGCAGGTTTTTGAGCTGCCTATCTCAAAGATGCCACATGATTATTTTAAATATGAAGTTGCATTTTTTAAAGAGGTGCAAACGGATTGCGAATTTGCTATGCTAGAGGGCGGACGTTTAGATAAAAAAGAGGATAAAAGCGGGATTTATTATGAATTTAGCGCAGATGATGAGCCACTTAAGCCTTGCAACGGCAAAAAGAAAAAGAGGCAGGTTTATTATGAGTTTAAGCAAATTTTACCCGGCATTAGCCCCATAAGGATCGTAACTCCACAGGGCGTGCAGGCTGAGATAAGAGTTTTTGAGCTCTCAAAGACATTAGAATCAAAAAAAGAAAGGAAAAATAGATGA